The proteins below come from a single Bacteroidia bacterium genomic window:
- a CDS encoding VWA domain-containing protein: MSGYRFTRFIPDKNKKAPFERLLDLFMQVLVYTSGDVAEAMEWMNMLDREHALTDDEYGMGDFIKELKEKGFIKDDEPNGTIVITAKSERSIRQRSLDEIFGKLKKGGPGNHNTPYAGMGDETTSEHRSFQFGDSLDNIAMTESLRNAQINHGVNEFMLTEDDLEVREHEHKSITSTILMIDISHSMILYGEDRITPAKKVAMALSELISRKYPKDTLDILVFGNDAWQIEVKDLPYLQVGPFHTNTVAGLELAMDLLRRRKTQNKQIFMITDGKPTCIKEGGHYYKNSFGLDRKIMNRTMNLAAQCRALKIPITTFMVASDPFLQKFVREFTEINHGRAFYSSLEGLGEYIFEDYIRNRRKRTR, encoded by the coding sequence ATGAGCGGTTATCGATTTACACGATTTATTCCTGATAAAAACAAGAAGGCGCCTTTTGAGCGGCTGTTGGATTTATTCATGCAGGTGCTGGTATATACTTCGGGCGATGTGGCTGAAGCGATGGAATGGATGAACATGCTGGACCGTGAACATGCACTCACTGACGATGAATACGGCATGGGCGATTTTATTAAGGAACTGAAAGAAAAAGGTTTCATTAAGGATGATGAACCCAACGGAACCATTGTCATAACGGCAAAGTCGGAGCGCAGCATCCGGCAACGGTCTTTGGATGAAATATTTGGAAAACTTAAAAAGGGCGGGCCCGGCAACCACAATACGCCCTATGCCGGAATGGGAGATGAAACGACCAGCGAGCACAGGAGCTTTCAATTTGGCGATTCGCTGGATAATATCGCCATGACGGAATCCCTGCGGAATGCTCAGATCAATCATGGAGTGAACGAATTCATGCTCACTGAAGACGATCTTGAAGTCCGTGAGCACGAGCATAAAAGCATTACTTCCACCATCCTTATGATTGATATTTCGCACTCCATGATCCTTTATGGAGAAGACCGCATCACACCCGCCAAGAAAGTGGCAATGGCGCTTTCCGAACTGATCAGCAGAAAATATCCCAAAGACACGCTGGATATTCTTGTGTTTGGGAATGATGCCTGGCAAATTGAGGTAAAGGACTTGCCTTACCTGCAGGTTGGACCTTTCCATACCAATACAGTGGCAGGATTGGAACTGGCAATGGACTTACTGCGCAGGAGAAAAACGCAGAACAAGCAGATCTTTATGATCACTGATGGAAAACCCACCTGCATTAAGGAAGGTGGTCATTATTATAAGAATAGCTTTGGCCTGGACCGGAAGATCATGAACCGGACAATGAACCTGGCAGCGCAATGCCGTGCATTGAAAATTCCCATCACTACCTTCATGGTAGCCTCCGATCCTTTTCTGCAAAAGTTCGTCAGAGAATTTACTGAGATCAACCACGGGCGCGCATTTTATTCGAGCCTCGAAGGGTTGGGAGAGTATATTTTTGAAGACTACATCAGAAACCGGAGAAAGAGAACGCGATAG
- a CDS encoding sigma 54-interacting transcriptional regulator: protein MQKDQIQGIRTLEALKASGYKPRPVKEEMRENLVAKLKNKEKIFPGIIGYEETVIPDIQRAILSRHDINLLGLRGQAKTRIARQLISLLDEYLPVVEGSELNDNPFAPLSRYAVDLVAEKGDKTPIAWIHRNERYTEKLATPDVSVADLIGDLDPIKAASMKLSYADERVIHFGLIPRANRGIFAINELPDLQPRIQVALFNILQEGDIQIRGFKLRMPLDLMFVFTANPEDYTNRGSIVTPLKDRIDSQILTHYPASIDVSRQITRQEARISDETKKRVQIFEPTEDLVEEIAFQARESEYVDSKSGVSARLTISAYENLLSAAEYRMLLNNEKEDFVRMADFMGVIPSITGKIELVYEGEQEGPANVAQLLIGKAIRKQFINYFPDPDKFKRSELNNPYQKIVSWFGKGNIVDIPGNIGKMEYYKKLDDVPGLRKLVARSVPGLTHEKTYFFMEFALHGLAEYSLLGKEFLKGNTAFKDLISGMFNFEEGEE from the coding sequence ATGCAAAAAGACCAAATCCAGGGAATTCGTACGCTTGAAGCACTGAAAGCGTCCGGCTATAAGCCCAGACCCGTAAAGGAAGAAATGCGCGAAAACCTCGTGGCAAAGCTGAAGAACAAGGAAAAAATATTTCCCGGCATCATTGGATATGAAGAGACTGTGATCCCTGATATTCAGCGCGCCATCCTTTCCCGCCACGACATTAACCTCCTGGGGCTGCGCGGCCAGGCAAAAACCCGCATCGCCCGCCAGCTTATTTCACTTCTCGATGAATACCTGCCTGTAGTAGAGGGCAGCGAGTTGAACGACAATCCTTTTGCACCGCTGAGCCGCTATGCGGTTGATTTGGTAGCGGAAAAAGGTGATAAGACACCCATCGCCTGGATTCACCGAAACGAGCGCTATACGGAGAAACTTGCCACACCTGACGTCAGCGTTGCAGACCTGATCGGGGACCTTGATCCTATAAAAGCGGCTTCCATGAAATTGAGCTATGCGGATGAGCGGGTCATCCATTTTGGGCTGATCCCACGGGCAAATCGTGGTATTTTCGCCATCAATGAATTGCCTGACCTGCAGCCACGCATCCAGGTGGCGCTGTTCAATATTTTGCAGGAAGGCGATATCCAGATCCGCGGCTTCAAGCTGAGGATGCCGCTGGACCTGATGTTTGTATTTACTGCCAACCCTGAAGATTATACCAACCGCGGCAGCATCGTTACACCCCTCAAGGATCGTATTGATTCTCAGATTCTGACGCACTATCCGGCAAGCATAGATGTCTCCAGGCAAATTACCCGGCAGGAGGCACGCATTTCAGACGAAACAAAAAAGAGGGTGCAGATATTCGAACCGACTGAAGATCTGGTGGAAGAAATTGCGTTCCAGGCGAGAGAGAGCGAATACGTAGATTCCAAGAGTGGCGTTTCAGCACGCCTCACTATTTCTGCATACGAAAACCTCCTGAGCGCGGCCGAATACCGCATGTTGCTGAATAACGAAAAAGAGGATTTCGTGAGGATGGCAGATTTCATGGGCGTTATTCCATCCATTACCGGCAAAATAGAACTGGTATATGAAGGCGAGCAGGAAGGCCCGGCTAACGTGGCGCAGCTCCTCATTGGCAAAGCCATCCGCAAGCAGTTCATTAATTATTTTCCGGATCCCGATAAATTCAAACGAAGTGAATTAAATAATCCATATCAAAAAATAGTCAGTTGGTTTGGGAAAGGAAACATTGTGGATATTCCTGGCAACATAGGCAAAATGGAATATTATAAAAAACTGGATGATGTGCCCGGCTTGCGAAAACTCGTAGCGCGATCTGTGCCTGGCCTCACGCATGAAAAGACTTATTTTTTCATGGAATTCGCACTGCATGGCCTTGCAGAATATTCACTTCTGGGCAAAGAATTTCTAAAGGGAAATACGGCATTTAAAGACCTGATCAGCGGCATGTTCAATTTTGAAGAAGGGGAGGAGTAG
- a CDS encoding rhodanese-related sulfurtransferase — protein MAKNNDFLTLAYYYYTALPNAGEFAEKHLAYCKSIGLRGRIIVADEGINGTVSAPQAIAEKYMDYLRSLPYFPGISFKVHQTEQHVFKTVHVRYKAEIVNSGLTAADDIKPYKETGKHLEPKDFREMMDRDDVVVLDVRSNYEHTLGRFRKAVTLDMENFREFPDKLQELEQYKDKTVVTYCTGGIKCEKASALLLKKGFRDVYQLKGGILNYGKEAGGENFDGKCYVFDERISVDVNQVNPTLVSTCAHCGEKTSRMVNCANPLCNDQFVMCEKCGWEWEGACSDACRDHEKKRPYTGSGYYNKASQDSYTAKALKS, from the coding sequence ATGGCGAAGAACAACGATTTTCTAACATTAGCTTATTACTATTATACGGCACTCCCCAATGCCGGAGAATTTGCTGAGAAACATCTTGCCTACTGCAAATCCATCGGTTTGCGTGGTCGCATTATCGTGGCAGATGAGGGCATAAACGGGACAGTATCTGCCCCGCAGGCGATAGCCGAAAAATACATGGACTACTTGCGTTCTTTGCCCTATTTTCCTGGCATTTCATTTAAGGTGCACCAAACGGAGCAGCACGTTTTTAAAACGGTGCATGTACGCTATAAGGCTGAAATTGTCAATTCCGGATTGACGGCAGCGGACGACATTAAGCCATATAAAGAAACCGGAAAGCACCTTGAACCAAAAGATTTCCGCGAGATGATGGACCGCGATGATGTGGTGGTGCTGGATGTGCGCTCTAATTACGAACATACCCTGGGCCGCTTCAGGAAGGCCGTAACGCTGGATATGGAGAACTTCCGCGAATTCCCCGACAAGTTGCAGGAACTTGAGCAATACAAAGACAAAACAGTAGTGACCTACTGCACTGGCGGCATCAAGTGCGAAAAGGCTTCTGCGCTGCTGTTAAAGAAAGGATTCAGGGATGTTTACCAGCTCAAGGGCGGTATCCTGAATTATGGCAAAGAAGCGGGCGGAGAGAATTTCGATGGCAAATGCTACGTATTTGATGAGCGGATTTCAGTAGATGTGAATCAGGTAAATCCAACACTGGTCTCCACCTGCGCTCATTGCGGGGAGAAGACCTCCAGGATGGTGAACTGCGCCAATCCCCTGTGCAATGATCAATTCGTGATGTGCGAAAAATGCGGATGGGAGTGGGAGGGCGCCTGCTCCGATGCCTGCCGCGACCATGAGAAAAAACGACCGTATACTGGCAGCGGATATTATAACAAGGCGAGCCAGGATAGTTATACTGCAAAAGCGCTAAAAT